The genomic stretch GCGCCACCCGCGCCACGACACACTTGAGAAGCTTGCGAGCGCGCTTCAGTGCTCGGTCGCGGAGCTGATCGACGAACATCTCGGTCCGGCGGCCGGCCCGGCGGCCCGCACCGGCGACGCGCCCGACGCCTTCCTGCCGGTGGCACGTTACGACCCCGAACGGGACCCGCGCCGCGAGTCGCTTGCCGGTCCCGGCCATGCCACTGCCGAAATTGCCTTCCAGTCAGCCTGGCTTGCGCGCCTGACGCCGACACCGGTCAACCGGCTGGCCGTGATCACGATGAACGGCGATGCCATGGTGCCGACGATCGCGGCAGGCGACACCCTGCTGGTGGACCTGACCGAATGGTCGCCCGGCGCGGACGGCATCTACGTCCTGCGCAGCAGCGGGGGATTGCTGGTCAAGCGGCTCACGGTCGACCCTGTTCGGCAGCTTGTCGCCATCGGCAACGACAATCCGGACTACCCGCCGCTCAACCCTGTTCCGATGGCCGATCCGGACCTGATCGGGCGCGTCATCTGGGTCGGGCACAAGGTCTGATGCGGTCCCGTCGGCACTAGCCGCCCGCCGAGATCGGCGGGCGGTGCGGTCGGGCACAAGGTCTGATCCGGTCTCGTCGGCACGGTTGCCAAGCCCGGCCAATGGACCTTAAATGACGCGCAAAGCAGGGCCGCGGCACCGCCGCCGGCGGCCTTTCCCTATCCCGGGACACATCCCCGGGACACACGCCCGAGACATATGAAGGACTTCAAGCCATGACCGTGCTCCCGAATTCACCCCACGCGCGCGATATCAGGAACAATCTGCATCCCTATTCGAACCTGAAAAAGCATGAGGAAAGGGGTCCCCTGATCATCGAGAAGGGCGACGGCATTCACGTCGAGGATCTTGAGGGCAACCGGTACATCGAGGGCCTCGCGGGCCTGTGGTGCACCTCGCTCGGGTTCAACAACGAGCGCCTGGTCGAGGCGGCCGCCAACCAGATGCGCAAGCTGCCCTTCTACCACGCCTTCTTCCATCGCGGCTCCATGCCGTCGATCGATCTCGCCGAGCGCCTGATCGACATGTCGCCGGTGCCGATGTCGAAGGTCTGGTTCGCGAATTCGGGCTCCGAAGCGAACGACCACATGGTCAAGTTCGTCTGGTATTACAACAATGCCCGCGGCAAGCCCGAGAAGAAGAAGATCATCGCGCGGATCGGCGGCTACCACGGCATCGCGGTGTCGTCGGGCAGCCTGACCGGGATGCCGCTGATGCACGCCGGCTTCGACCTGCCGATCCACAACATCATGCACACCGGTTCGTGCCATCACTATCGCTTCGCCGAGGAGGGCGAGTCGGAAGAGGATTTCGCCACCCGTCGCGCCACCGAGCTCGACCGGATGATCGTGGACGAGGGGCCTGAGACCGTGGCCGCCTTCGTCGCCGAGCCGATCATGGGTGCGGGTGGCGTGATCCTGCCGCCGGCCACCTACTTCGAGAAGATCCAGGCCGTGCTCAGGAAGCACGACGTCCTGATGGTTGCCGACGAGGTGATCTGCGGCTTCCACCGCACCGGTGAGGT from Rhodospirillales bacterium encodes the following:
- a CDS encoding helix-turn-helix transcriptional regulator; protein product: MNDTQLVRELKRRMALGRLSQKRLALIAGLNETAVRDIVAGRSRHPRHDTLEKLASALQCSVAELIDEHLGPAAGPAARTGDAPDAFLPVARYDPERDPRRESLAGPGHATAEIAFQSAWLARLTPTPVNRLAVITMNGDAMVPTIAAGDTLLVDLTEWSPGADGIYVLRSSGGLLVKRLTVDPVRQLVAIGNDNPDYPPLNPVPMADPDLIGRVIWVGHKV
- a CDS encoding aspartate aminotransferase family protein, whose protein sequence is MTVLPNSPHARDIRNNLHPYSNLKKHEERGPLIIEKGDGIHVEDLEGNRYIEGLAGLWCTSLGFNNERLVEAAANQMRKLPFYHAFFHRGSMPSIDLAERLIDMSPVPMSKVWFANSGSEANDHMVKFVWYYNNARGKPEKKKIIARIGGYHGIAVSSGSLTGMPLMHAGFDLPIHNIMHTGSCHHYRFAEEGESEEDFATRRATELDRMIVDEGPETVAAFVAEPIMGAGGVILPPATYFEKIQAVLRKHDVLMVADEVICGFHRTGEVFGSNRYGIEPDIMVVAKQLSSAYLPISAVIINEKVYGPIRDFSDRNGVLATGFTYSGHPVPAAVAVETLKIYEEMDIASHVKRVAPVMQERLHALADHPIVGEARGTGLIGACELVRNKETKENFDPSVAAYCGERCLDHGLILRAAAGTSVAACPPLIIREDEIHQLFDRFRLALDDTWDYVNREQLLAAG